ttttttgcggtTTAGGTAAAAACACAAATGCAGTCACAATCTGCTGAGAAATCAATTACAGCGGGCTATCAACATCAACATACGAGTGAATGGGCAGCTTATAAAAGTCATTGGCAAAAAGCTGGAATTTCTGGATTGTACAGGCAGTGTTTTGTCAACACTCCCAGGATATTTAACAGTGCTGCAATTCAGTTGACGACTCTAAGTATTGTTGGCGACTGGTTAAAGCCTATTAAAGTAACTTCAAccattagttatttttaaaaataaataaaacattaatattaatcttaATGAGTAATTTATAATGGAAGACTTTCAGTGAAAATCCAGTATTACTGACATTTTGCTCAGCTCTTGTTAGTGGAACTTGTGTCGCTATTTTTATGCAACCCTTCGACGTTATATCGATACGACTATACAATCAGGgtaatgtgaaaatttttttattttcccgtAACCAACttgtagttttttatttattatataaaacatgatatttttatttaggcACAGATTCCAGCGGAAAAGGCCTCTTGTATCGCAGCTATTTCGATGcatattacaaaatatttaaaatagaagGCTTTTTTGGCTTGTACAAAGGAGTATTTTCCACCTGGATGAGGATAGGTCCTCATACCGTTTTGTGCTTCTGTTTTTACGAACAATTAGAACGTATTTATTGTCTTGTagtgaagtaaaaaaatacggTAATAAAagcttttataaaaatttgtcatgattaataattatgaataaaaattcatttttggcTAAGAATTTAATGTTGACTGTCGGCGGAGTCCTCTACTCAACTGTGCCTTGATATCCAGTGTACTTACTCCGCGAGTTTCGGGtaaataaaatctgtaataaaatttaattaatattagtgtaaataaaaattaaaagtttttaaaataaaatgtggaATTATATACTTGACAAAAAGAGCGACGGCAATTATACAAAagacaaatattaaataagttGGTGATCCTAAGGCCGTTGCGATAGTTGGAAATAATAATCcaacaataaaattaccaCCCCAATTACAAATACTGCCGACAGCCATTGCAGTTGGACGAGGTGATACGTCGAATAATTCCGAGCCAATAAAGTAAGGAATCGGTCCCATTCCGATTCCGTATGTAAGTACGTAAATTTGGACGGATATTATACATACCCAAGGTATAAAAGCAGCTTTATCctgtaagtaataaaatttattaatttattttttaactgactaagatttaattataatttttgatgtagaatttttgataattatttacaagtgggatcAACCCATGCTGGGccatgttattattatttttttttttaattgttcgtttttttgatgtttaaaaaaaaatatatcaaaaatatcaaaaaaatataaaatagaaattttatccaaaaacatgaaagccaatttttttttccaacttttaaagtcaaaaaagatatttatttttttttattataaaaattgcgccgtaaaaacaagcagaataaaaaaaattaaaaaatgttaatttttcatctagttatggcccaaaatggGGTTGACCCCATTTGTAGATAAtaaccatttattttttaactgactaaaatttaattataattttttatgtagaatttttggtaattatctacaagtggggtcaactcATGCTCcgccacttttttttttttttccttgagaaaattgatcaatttttttttttttaattatttgtttttttttttttatgtatttttcaaaaaaaaaatatacatcaaaaaatataaaatagaaattttatccaaaaacatggaagccaaatttttttccaacttttaaaggcaaaaaagctatcgaaatctttatttttctcttttacgacattttttattataaatgcgctataaaaacaagcagaaaaaaaaattaaaaaatgttaatttttcacttaattATGGcccacttataaataataaccatttattttttaactgactaagatttaattataattttttatgcagaatttttttgttaaaattttttcataatgatttagttattataaaaataaaaaaatattaaaatatgtcgattaatttcagtgtcatatAATCTCCGTTAATACTTACAATAGTAGCTAATCcaataaacaaaacaataaGGCATATTGCGCTAGCATAAgaacttattaaaaataatgttcttctGCCAAAAGAAGACATGAGACGAACAGATATCACAgccataaaaatattaataatcccTGTCCCAAGGACTGCTAACTGGCTGGCAGTATCACTCACTTTAGCAGCCTTGAATATGTCTtgcgaataataaaaaatagcgtTGATACCGCTCAATTGTTGTCCAAGTTGTACTGATGCTACTAAAAGTAATGGCAGTCTAACAGACGGATCTCTGATAATACGGCTAAAAGACCAGGCATCCAAAGTTGTACGCAATGCAGCTTCTTTTTCAAGCGTCTGTATCTCCTTGTACAGGAGACTAGCGTCGACACTGCGAAATCGCGCGAGTTCTGAAAGACTAACAAATTATAGCTTGTTCGAGGATTGTATTTAATTGaccgaataaattttttaaataaattactgacCACGAGTtgctttttctttttcttgttttatgATATATAAGTACTTTGGACTTTCCGGTAAAATATACAGAGACAACAAAGATATGATACAAAGTGGTGCAAAAGAAGCAAGCATTATATGCCACGATTCTTTGGTACCGAGGACGCTGTCTAAGCCGGCAACTTGTCCCAAAAATACTCCTACGGTTATTCCTAATTGACATAATACACCAACGGCTCCGCGCTGAGACAATGATGCTATTTCGATCATATAGATTGGTACTAATGTCGTGGCCATGCCTCCAGAAAACCCtataagtaaaaattcattgattttatttgtttttagtagatttcatagaaatctaactattgcattggttctcatgacggaacttttgcaaaattttgatatatttcgactcagttCATCAAACTGATtcagaaaacaaaaatttttcgatcgtaaagcactctctgatgcttcgcatcatgagtcgtgcaatacataaagttcaaaagtttgtttacgtatgtatttatatatatgcaatctttattttggatcgtatttcaatattttttcttgtagaattattatgactttaaattaagttatttgtttgtattaaataatctatttggattttataacatttgaaattaaatctaattgtaaacctttaattagttaagtaatcttgtaacctatgtaaaccaatgtaatttaaatattgatggctttgagggagcttaggttccagagccaaataaattttttatctatctatctatctacatGGGATATAACATGAATTGTCAGGACGATAGTGCCTACAATTAGCAATTGATCTCCACCAAACTAAACattctacagataaataccGAAGtcaccctgatagccaccttacctataacttactgTCAATCTACGTCCGCAATTTGAAGCAAACTTGAGGGAAAGAGTTGGCAAAGCAAGCGATTACCTATTATTAcctattacttattaatttcaaatcaaAACTTGCTGTATAAGTATTTCAATCAAattgtacactgaaaaaaaattaacttgattcgagaggaaaattcttaaagcaacaaaataattttgaagagggcaattgtcttgaatcaagacaaaaaattcttgaatcaagtaaaatttacttaaaccaagtaaaattttttagcttaagaatttttttactcaaatcaagaagatgaagttcttcaaaattatatacttgattcaaaaacatttttttttctgtgtcgtaaagttgaaaggaaatttaactacaagtttgattgttaacttgtattcaagttgCGGCCGTAGATTTCCATCAATTTGCTTACAACTGTTGTTGAGTGAAGAATTACCGCTGATTTGATGTTAAGTTAACCGTAATTGCTAGAAGTCAACTACTTTCTGAGAAAGCGCTGGCTATCAGGgcaagttcaaagatgagcttaatcggtcaagtaatttagaaatgctaggattttaaaattttaaaaatcataaaaattcatatttcttcactttcttactcgaataacttttcaatgagataacttattgaatttatgtaaattgcatctgaaagctctttaaataagcttcaattttagtaccatatcatatgtgcagtctcaaaattatgtcctattccgctatgccaattatgaaatttgctgttgcactggtttttttttgtattcaaccctattagtttttttttttttttttttttctatttattatgaaatctacttccatttcgattgccgaatggcctttttcatcatttataattgaatatttttattaaacttaccGACAAGAAGTCTTCCAAGTACAATAACTTCAACGGAATTGAGTGTAGGTGTGAGCAAAAAACACCCAGCACCAAgaataccaaaaatatttcCCACTGCGAGAGCATATCGTCTTCCATACTTATCAGCAATTACACTCGCAATAAGTGACCCAATAACACcaccaattaaaaatattgacactACTACTGACCACGTGAATCTTAGCCATCCATCTGTCAGATTTATGTCAAAccttttttcaatactttcattacaaaattcttttataatctaaataaatgaaaaatttcaagttatttttgtttaattagactgatcaagaaaaaaaaattttaatacttacAGGCGCGGGATTATTTACGACTCCTATATTAAATCCTGCTGGAACTGCTGATCCAAGACAAGCAACTGCTCCTCCTAGCATCAGCAGAGGAGTCCATTTACTTATTTCTGGACCATCGTCTTCTTtctaaagataaatttaaaaacagatttgttttttttttttatattactgtATGCAGttgttatatattatatagtgAATTGATGATTAGAATATTGCATTGTACGTaaaagtacaatttttaaaagttcgaAATTCAAGTAATGtcaatagaataaaatttaaaaataaattcgtgCAAAAGATTTTAGGTAATTTAccatgatactgaaattgaaagacatttgacaattaaaaaaaattttttaattaataaattacagcaagaaaaagtgcaattttttaaaaataattttctagacctagtttattattcaaaaaaagtcaaaaatttatcaagtgtctgctaattatcaaaattaaattagacatctaaaatctttttttttttttattgaaaaaattaaaaaaaaatttgacatctagaagatttgaaaaattatacgtgcaaCTTTttagaagtattttttttcttgaaattaaattgttaaaaaaaatcataaatttttaaacgccTTGAAAGTTAAAGTAGTcgacatttgaaaatatttagaatttttttattgaaaaaaattaaaaaaaaaaaaaattgacttgtagaaaatttaaaaaattctaagtgcaatttttaaaaaatatttttttttctcataatttttatagattcaaaaaatcaaaaaatgtcatgtctgctaatttcagtatcattaaatgaaaattaatttaagtagcAGTTActagattatttttagaattttttaaacgaataaattatggtaaaaaaatggaaattagaaattaaaaaaaattaaaaatacaattttttgataaataaaattaaaaaatagtcaagtaactgctaactttaatgtcatcatCATTAAAGGTCgtctaattttagtattatctgGTAATTTCAATGTTTTAATTTACCTCGTCAACAAGCTCTTGTTTTGGAATGAAAGTTGGTGATTTTGGTTTTGGAAGGCACAAGTTCATTGCTTCTGTAtctaaaaataagtaaataaatttatttatcataaaattaaaaaaaaatctgaataaaattcttaccTGTCATGGTTATTGCTTACTAATATATACAGAGGGTATAGAGCATAGGTATATAATGTATAACCTACTGTTTACAAGGAACTTTTCTAACGGATTGAAATACTTTTTACtgaaatgataattattacaaaacttaataaatatttataaaatgacaTAGAAAATTATCACACACATGGAAAGATGTTATTAAATCACAGACTAAAGGCTATCTTGATTTCAATAAATGATGACTTTTGacttggttaatttttttactccattatattttatacacagtaattttctttttcggATAATTCGGGACTATTCTCGGcgttaatttttagtaaaaactgtaaattttttttatcttgtgtGTTGTAACGTCtagcaattaaaaaagtaattaaatagcTCTTATCTATTTCTGACAACTCTCTTTGTTTGATACAAAATTTACAAGCAACGATTATACGTCATGTTTTATGCATGTTCGATTAgatatttatatgaataattatttgtacagaaagtatatttttaaattgaatcacataaaaataaacacaTGTATGTAAATGGATtggataaaaacaataataatattttgcgCTGTTCGATTCGCGGCAAAATGCAACACTAATTGCAAGAAAAGAGAGTTGCACTCATTATTATCGAcgattcaaaatataattagataaaataaagaagaggTATTGTTTTCATGTTTATCCTATGTACTTGTAAATTACAGTTGTActgaagataaatttattttgtaatttagataatgtatatataataataatgatattaaagtcagcagtcacttgaccatttttttgaatttttttttaacaaacaaatttgttcgaaaaaactattttcaaaaaattattaaaattaatttaccatgacattaaagttagcagtcgcttgacaattttttaattttttttaataaataaatttgctccgaaaaattatttctgaaaaattggattttttatttttttaattttctaaatgtcaattttttttctcattttcttcgacataatttatttgttaaaaaaatgcttaaaattataaaatatctggtAAATTAATGTTCATTAATTTACcagatatttaatcattttaagaattttttttaataataaaaatgtgacaagcaaaaattagagaaaaaattggcatgtaaaaattttaaaacataaaaaatgcaattttttttaaaattatttttcaaaataagtttgtttgttaaaaaaaaattaaaaaattatcaaaactgCTAACGTTAATGTCatcaaaaaattgcatttttaattttttttcctaattttttttgcaacaatttatttatcaccaaaatttttaaaattattaaatatctgctaaattaattttcatataataataataataatgacaagtGTATACATAAACGTAGATAAAAGTAGCTaccaaaagaagaaataaataaatatcttcaGTTTCGTTTATTTTGATGTCATTTTACtctaattaaaacaattattatcaattcaTATCTCATCAgaagctaagaaaaaaatttcctgagtTCAGTTTGATCGACgttgaaaataattgaacTCATATCTATTaaagcaattaattttttcttctcgtgaattatcatttaaatggatttttttatcagtaatttataatttaaatgctcatatttattattcagcCATAATATACTAAATGCATGCTTATTAAACGTGAGAAATTTTTcctgtaattaataattacatgaaTGGTTGATTCaatttatagttattaataattattatcgagGATACTTCTAGATTTATTAAagtatatagataaaaatcgCTGATAGTAGTGTACTGATATAATATTGCTGATAAACGGAgcttaaaattcattaaaaaaattttataaaaaaatattgaaataattttaaaaaactatttgcTTAACATCTGCGTTCAGAGTTTACTGCAATTTTTTATCGTGAAAATCAAACAATctgctattaaaaaaatatttgaaattcaCTTACGTGTTTTTTCTTCATTGGCAAATATTTgagtttaaattattcaaatatttagtacAAAATTTcgcaaattaaacaaattgtgtcatgaatatatttaataataaaagtctgagtaaatttttaatatttaaacaattttttatttataacatcagataatttttcaataattttacaaaaaagtttagattcattataaattataaagaatGAGAAAATTACTCAGATTTTgctaaaagaatttaaatgaaatataataaGTATGACGTATACATCAAGATGTaaagtaaaagtaaaataatttatttatgtgt
This genomic interval from Cotesia glomerata isolate CgM1 linkage group LG1, MPM_Cglom_v2.3, whole genome shotgun sequence contains the following:
- the LOC123261515 gene encoding solute carrier family 2, facilitated glucose transporter member 3-like isoform X1, which codes for MTDTEAMNLCLPKPKSPTFIPKQELVDEKEDDGPEISKWTPLLMLGGAVACLGSAVPAGFNIGVVNNPAPIIKEFCNESIEKRFDINLTDGWLRFTWSVVVSIFLIGGVIGSLIASVIADKYGRRYALAVGNIFGILGAGCFLLTPTLNSVEVIVLGRLLVGFSGGMATTLVPIYMIEIASLSQRGAVGVLCQLGITVGVFLGQVAGLDSVLGTKESWHIMLASFAPLCIISLLSLYILPESPKYLYIIKQEKEKATRELARFRSVDASLLYKEIQTLEKEAALRTTLDAWSFSRIIRDPSVRLPLLLVASVQLGQQLSGINAIFYYSQDIFKAAKVSDTASQLAVLGTGIINIFMAVISVRLMSSFGRRTLFLISSYASAICLIVLFIGLATIDKAAFIPWVCIISVQIYVLTYGIGMGPIPYFIGSELFDVSPRPTAMAVGSICNWGGNFIVGLLFPTIATALGSPTYLIFVFCIIAVALFVKFYLPETRGVSTLDIKAQLSRGLRRQSTLNS
- the LOC123261566 gene encoding solute carrier family 25 member 35-like — protein: MGAGIFTNPIDVIKVRLQMQGELLRQGTYIPLYKSTFHAAYVIASHEGIAGLQSGIRSALAFQAVLNGIKVGVYKSARSRGITVDENGQTIVSRTILISGISGCFASVLGSPFYMVKTQMQSQSAEKSITAGYQHQHTSEWAAYKSHWQKAGISGLYRQCFVNTPRIFNSAAIQLTTLSIVGDWLKPIKTFSENPVLLTFCSALVSGTCVAIFMQPFDVISIRLYNQGTDSSGKGLLYRSYFDAYYKIFKIEGFFGLYKGVFSTWMRIGPHTVLCFCFYEQLERIYCLVVK
- the LOC123261515 gene encoding solute carrier family 2, facilitated glucose transporter member 3-like isoform X2 — protein: MTEAMNLCLPKPKSPTFIPKQELVDEKEDDGPEISKWTPLLMLGGAVACLGSAVPAGFNIGVVNNPAPIIKEFCNESIEKRFDINLTDGWLRFTWSVVVSIFLIGGVIGSLIASVIADKYGRRYALAVGNIFGILGAGCFLLTPTLNSVEVIVLGRLLVGFSGGMATTLVPIYMIEIASLSQRGAVGVLCQLGITVGVFLGQVAGLDSVLGTKESWHIMLASFAPLCIISLLSLYILPESPKYLYIIKQEKEKATRELARFRSVDASLLYKEIQTLEKEAALRTTLDAWSFSRIIRDPSVRLPLLLVASVQLGQQLSGINAIFYYSQDIFKAAKVSDTASQLAVLGTGIINIFMAVISVRLMSSFGRRTLFLISSYASAICLIVLFIGLATIDKAAFIPWVCIISVQIYVLTYGIGMGPIPYFIGSELFDVSPRPTAMAVGSICNWGGNFIVGLLFPTIATALGSPTYLIFVFCIIAVALFVKFYLPETRGVSTLDIKAQLSRGLRRQSTLNS